One region of Lathamus discolor isolate bLatDis1 chromosome 2, bLatDis1.hap1, whole genome shotgun sequence genomic DNA includes:
- the SNX10 gene encoding sorting nexin-10: protein MTPKHEKQEFVTVLVRDPRTHKEDSWHSYVDYEIFIHTNSMCFTRKTSCVRRRFREFVWLRQRLQSNAVLIQLPDLPSKTPFFNMNNPHHVDHRRQGLQEFLEKILQDALLLSDSRLHLFLQTQLSPEDMEACVSGQTKYTVADAIHKFASLNRRFPIEDEEGKKGENDTDSDSESSFSGLGPSDDSISCGCKASPASEES from the exons GAATTTGTAACTGTCTTGGTGCGAGACCCCAGGACGCACAAAGAAGACTCATGGCATTCTTACGTAGACTATGAGATATTTATTCAT ACAAACAGTATGTGCTTCACGAGGAAAACATCCTGCGTCAGACGGCGCTTCCGAGAGTTTGTTTGGCTTCGGCAGAGGCTTCAGAGCAACGCAGTGCTGAT ACAGCTACCTGACCTGCCATCTAAGACTCCCTTTTTCAATATGAATAACCCTCACCACGTGGACCATCGCCGGCAGGGTCTGCAGGAATTCCTGGAAAA gATCCTACAAGATGCGCTGTTGCTCTCAGACAGTAGGCTTCACCTCTTCTTACAGACTCAGCTAAGCCCAGAAGATATGGAGGCTTGTGTCTCTGGACAGACCAAATACACTGTTGCTGATGCGATTCATAAGTTTGCCTCTTTGAACAGACGTTTTCCTATAGAagatgaagagggaaaaaaaggagagaacgACACAGACTCTGATTCAGAGAG TTCATTCTCCGGGCTCGGACCTAGTGATGACAGCATTTCATGTGGATGTAAAGCAAGCCCAGCTTCTGAAGAGTCATGA